One genomic region from Nostoc sphaeroides encodes:
- a CDS encoding ComEC/Rec2 family competence protein produces MIQTSGVIICLGYIFGLLFTAVPWGGVWILVLGIVGAILFRRRTTSRQFAQKPENTGSKNKTVPNTWQITPHSRIWIAAGLVGLLATLYFLWRVPQPGAKDISQFVPPGNSSNQEQLVIVRGEVVSNPRLTRSQRGQFWLEATQLDEVKNDKGSAGVPKGVTGKLYVTVPILQATGLYPSQQIAVTGILYKPKAASNPGGFDFQKFLKQEGTFAGLIGRQINVLDQERKWGWWQIRERIVRSQVRWLGIPEGPLVSAMVLGSKAVDLPYDIRDLFVQAGLAHALAASGFQTSLILSVILQLTRRARKGTQFTLGFLALIIFLSLTGFQPAVLRAVIMGFAALVGLLLKRKVKQFGSLLLAATLLLVFNPLWIWDLGFQLSFLATLGLVVTVPALVNRLAWLPPGIAALIAVPLAATIWTLPVQLFVFGVVPSYSLLLNVVSTPFISIISIGGIISALVGLVWTQAGSFLAAVLHYPTDWLIKLVEFFSKLPGNSVAVGSISTWQLLAIYALIILVWLVPWWQRRWWFANVIAIGLVFIPLWHSTNTLFRITVLESGTEPIVVVQDRGTVTVINSGDEGTGRFTILPFLQQQGVNQINWAIATDFQGNESNAWLELLQRLPIKNFYEYSPKPESSIATQAIQQELQKYQGSYQPLAVGQAVKTGSIVAQLINDQLPILQLQILDQNWLLVGNIKSKEVQQLVKSGSLPRPQVLWCAPQSLKDLVIALQPQVAIASSANFDIKALSELNQSKTKLFFTGRDGAIQWTPNGEFEAFIEATENKSSVL; encoded by the coding sequence ATGATTCAAACCAGTGGTGTAATTATTTGTCTTGGCTACATTTTTGGGTTGCTGTTTACAGCAGTTCCTTGGGGTGGTGTGTGGATTTTGGTTCTGGGGATAGTGGGAGCAATTCTTTTTAGAAGACGCACCACTTCACGGCAATTTGCTCAGAAACCAGAAAATACTGGAAGCAAAAATAAGACAGTGCCTAACACTTGGCAAATTACTCCCCATTCTAGAATATGGATAGCTGCTGGCTTGGTGGGATTATTGGCAACTCTATATTTTCTATGGCGAGTGCCGCAACCAGGTGCAAAAGATATTAGTCAGTTCGTTCCGCCTGGAAATAGCAGTAATCAAGAACAACTTGTAATTGTTCGTGGCGAAGTGGTGAGTAATCCCCGCTTAACTCGTAGTCAGCGAGGACAATTTTGGCTGGAAGCGACTCAGCTAGATGAAGTCAAAAATGACAAAGGTTCAGCAGGTGTGCCAAAAGGAGTTACAGGTAAATTGTATGTGACAGTGCCTATACTTCAGGCTACTGGGTTATACCCTAGTCAACAAATTGCTGTGACTGGGATTTTGTACAAACCAAAGGCGGCTTCCAATCCTGGTGGTTTCGATTTTCAGAAGTTTCTCAAGCAGGAAGGAACGTTTGCTGGTTTGATTGGAAGACAAATAAATGTTTTGGATCAGGAACGTAAATGGGGATGGTGGCAAATTCGGGAGCGAATTGTGCGATCGCAAGTTCGTTGGTTGGGTATCCCTGAAGGGCCTCTTGTCAGTGCTATGGTGTTGGGAAGCAAAGCTGTTGATTTACCTTACGATATCCGCGACTTATTTGTACAAGCTGGATTAGCTCATGCTTTAGCAGCTTCTGGGTTCCAAACTTCTTTGATTTTAAGTGTAATCTTACAGTTAACGAGGCGGGCAAGAAAAGGAACGCAATTTACCCTTGGCTTTTTGGCTTTAATTATTTTTTTAAGTTTAACAGGTTTTCAACCTGCGGTTCTCAGAGCGGTAATTATGGGTTTTGCGGCATTAGTTGGTTTGCTATTAAAAAGGAAGGTAAAACAGTTCGGCTCATTATTATTAGCAGCAACTCTGTTATTAGTGTTTAATCCTCTATGGATTTGGGATTTAGGTTTTCAATTGAGTTTTTTAGCAACATTGGGATTAGTTGTAACAGTACCTGCATTAGTCAATCGCCTAGCATGGTTACCACCTGGGATCGCAGCTTTGATTGCTGTTCCCCTAGCTGCCACTATTTGGACTTTACCTGTGCAACTTTTTGTCTTTGGAGTTGTACCATCTTATAGTTTGTTGCTGAATGTGGTTAGTACTCCATTCATTTCGATAATTAGTATAGGTGGAATCATCAGTGCCTTAGTGGGTTTAGTTTGGACTCAGGCAGGAAGCTTTTTAGCTGCGGTGTTGCATTACCCGACTGATTGGCTAATTAAATTAGTAGAATTTTTTAGCAAGCTGCCAGGGAATTCTGTTGCTGTAGGTAGTATATCTACTTGGCAACTTTTGGCGATTTATGCACTGATTATATTAGTTTGGTTAGTGCCTTGGTGGCAGAGGCGGTGGTGGTTTGCTAATGTGATTGCGATTGGTTTAGTATTCATTCCCCTTTGGCATTCTACAAATACATTGTTTAGGATAACGGTATTAGAATCTGGTACGGAACCAATTGTAGTTGTTCAAGATAGAGGTACTGTAACTGTAATTAATAGTGGTGATGAAGGTACAGGACGTTTTACAATTTTACCGTTTTTGCAACAACAGGGTGTAAATCAAATAAATTGGGCGATCGCAACTGATTTTCAAGGCAATGAAAGTAATGCTTGGTTGGAATTACTGCAACGTTTACCAATTAAAAACTTTTATGAATATTCACCTAAGCCAGAAAGTTCTATTGCAACTCAGGCAATTCAACAAGAACTACAAAAGTATCAAGGATCTTACCAGCCGTTAGCAGTTGGTCAAGCTGTGAAAACGGGTTCAATTGTGGCACAATTAATCAATGATCAATTACCCATCTTACAATTGCAAATTTTAGATCAGAATTGGTTATTAGTAGGTAATATCAAGTCTAAAGAGGTACAGCAACTAGTTAAGAGTGGGAGTTTGCCTCGTCCCCAAGTACTGTGGTGTGCCCCTCAGTCATTAAAAGATTTAGTTATTGCTCTGCAACCACAAGTAGCGATCGCTTCTTCTGCCAACTTTGATATAAAAGCTTTATCGGAACTAAATCAAAGCAAAACCAAACTGTTTTTTACAGGACGAGATGGGGCTATTCAATGGACGCCTAACGGTGAGTTTGAGGCATTTATTGAAGCTACGGAAAATAAGTCTTCTGTCTTATAA
- the rpsO gene encoding 30S ribosomal protein S15 gives MALTQLRKQEIISNYQVHETDTGSADVQVAMLTERINRLSEHLQANKKDHSSRRGLLKLIGQRKRLLAYISQESREKYQALIARLGIRG, from the coding sequence ATGGCTCTGACGCAACTGCGGAAACAAGAAATAATTTCCAACTACCAAGTTCACGAAACCGACACTGGTTCGGCCGATGTCCAAGTTGCCATGCTAACTGAGCGCATTAACCGCCTCAGCGAACATCTCCAGGCAAATAAAAAAGACCATTCTTCCCGGCGGGGACTGTTGAAGCTAATTGGTCAGCGCAAGCGTCTTCTAGCCTATATATCTCAGGAAAGCCGGGAAAAGTATCAAGCTTTGATCGCTCGTCTCGGTATTCGTGGATAG
- a CDS encoding PAM68 family protein yields MSAEESERSRLPFEPNKKRQKPAKTQSKPAAQLQESGKQADRKRPYTKQEMAIPQVVSQRMIRRVAGFCGVPTALGISVLVVSYLLAIYSKIQLPPIAVLLVNMGLFGLGVLGITYGVLSASWDEERVGSLLGLGEFNTNWGRMVAVWRETRQKNS; encoded by the coding sequence ATGTCTGCTGAAGAATCTGAACGCAGTCGCTTGCCCTTTGAACCAAACAAAAAGCGCCAAAAACCCGCAAAAACTCAAAGTAAACCAGCAGCACAGCTACAAGAATCTGGCAAACAGGCTGATAGAAAACGGCCTTACACCAAACAAGAGATGGCTATTCCCCAAGTAGTCAGCCAGCGCATGATCCGCCGGGTAGCTGGGTTCTGTGGTGTACCAACAGCTTTGGGCATTAGCGTCCTGGTTGTTAGCTATCTGCTTGCTATCTACTCTAAGATCCAACTACCTCCCATCGCCGTGTTATTGGTGAACATGGGATTATTTGGTTTGGGGGTTTTAGGGATAACTTATGGCGTTCTTTCTGCCTCTTGGGATGAAGAAAGAGTCGGAAGTTTGCTGGGTTTGGGTGAGTTCAACACCAATTGGGGACGAATGGTGGCAGTTTGGCGCGAAACTCGGCAAAAAAACTCATAA
- the aroF gene encoding 3-deoxy-7-phosphoheptulonate synthase codes for MIIVMKSGSPEAEINRIDEELTSWGLTPEKIIGQHKVVIGLVGETASLDPLQIQELSPWIEQVLRVEQPYKRASRQYRHGEASEVVVNTPNGAVVFGEHQPLVVVAGPCSVENEEMIVETARRVKAAGATFLRGGAYKPRTSPYAFQGHGESALDLLAKAREVSGLGIITEVMDAADLDKIAEVADVIQVGARNMQNFSLLKKVGAQPKPILLKRGMAATIEDWLMAAEYILASGNPNVILCERGIRTFDRQYTRNTLDLSVVPVLRKLTHLPIMIDPSHGVGWSEFVPSMAMAAIAAGTDSLMIEVHPNPAKALSDGPQSLTPDRFDNLMQELAVIGKAVGRWQQPAVALA; via the coding sequence ATGATTATAGTAATGAAAAGTGGTTCCCCAGAGGCGGAAATAAACCGCATTGATGAGGAATTAACTAGCTGGGGGCTAACTCCAGAAAAAATTATTGGTCAACACAAAGTAGTTATTGGTTTAGTAGGTGAAACCGCCAGCTTAGATCCACTACAAATTCAGGAACTTAGCCCCTGGATTGAGCAGGTATTGCGGGTAGAGCAGCCTTATAAACGAGCCAGCCGTCAGTACCGCCACGGTGAAGCTTCAGAAGTGGTGGTTAATACTCCTAATGGAGCGGTGGTGTTTGGTGAACACCAGCCTTTAGTAGTCGTTGCCGGGCCTTGCTCCGTAGAAAATGAAGAAATGATTGTGGAGACAGCACGGCGCGTCAAAGCTGCTGGAGCTACATTTTTACGCGGCGGGGCATACAAACCCCGGACTTCACCTTACGCCTTCCAAGGACACGGCGAGAGTGCTTTGGATTTGTTGGCAAAGGCGCGGGAAGTAAGCGGACTAGGTATTATTACAGAAGTGATGGATGCTGCTGACCTGGATAAAATTGCGGAAGTTGCTGATGTAATCCAGGTGGGGGCAAGAAATATGCAGAATTTCTCCTTGCTCAAAAAAGTGGGAGCGCAGCCGAAACCAATTCTGTTGAAGCGGGGAATGGCGGCTACTATTGAAGATTGGTTGATGGCTGCCGAGTATATTCTGGCATCTGGCAATCCCAATGTAATTTTGTGCGAAAGGGGAATACGCACCTTTGACCGCCAGTATACGCGAAATACGCTGGATTTATCAGTAGTGCCAGTGTTGCGAAAGCTGACTCACCTGCCAATTATGATTGACCCTAGCCACGGCGTAGGTTGGTCTGAGTTTGTGCCTTCAATGGCAATGGCTGCGATCGCAGCTGGTACAGATTCCCTGATGATAGAGGTTCACCCCAATCCTGCCAAAGCCTTATCTGACGGGCCCCAATCTCTCACACCAGACCGTTTCGATAACTTGATGCAAGAATTAGCAGTGATTGGTAAGGCGGTGGGACGCTGGCAACAACCAGCAGTAGCTCTAGCTTAA
- a CDS encoding HhoA/HhoB/HtrA family serine endopeptidase — translation MKNESCDREHPSNSISHNTAEAKYRNQAPWKKAAASLSLVLLGSGMTLAGGYMAGHSRQVSESASNLAVSRVNAAPPLPAATDPNFVTRVVQKVGPAVVRINSSRTVRSRIPDEFNDPFFRRFFGSQLPESRERVERGTGSGFIISADGRILTNAHVVDGADTVTVTLKDGRTLQGKVLGKDELTDVAVIKVQAENLPSVALGNSDQLQAGEWAIAIGNPLGLDNTVTTGIISATGRSSNQIGAPDRRVEYIQTDAAINPGNSGGPLLNSRGEVIAMNTAIIQGAQGLGFAIPIKTVQRISNQLIATGKVQHPYLGIQMVGLTPQLKQNINSDPNSGLSVNEDKGVLVVKVVPNSPAAKAGIRAGDVIQKLGGQAVTDASSVQRAVENSQVGGDLRMELRRNGQSLNIAVQPGAFPSQVQ, via the coding sequence ATGAAAAACGAATCTTGCGACAGAGAACACCCATCAAATAGCATTTCACATAACACTGCTGAAGCCAAATACCGTAATCAAGCGCCCTGGAAAAAGGCTGCCGCCTCTCTATCGCTGGTGCTTCTGGGATCAGGTATGACATTAGCAGGCGGCTATATGGCTGGACATTCTCGGCAGGTGTCTGAGAGTGCATCTAATTTGGCAGTAAGTCGAGTAAATGCTGCTCCTCCATTACCAGCTGCCACAGATCCTAACTTTGTAACACGGGTGGTGCAAAAGGTTGGGCCAGCAGTAGTGAGGATTAACTCTTCCCGAACGGTAAGAAGCCGGATACCAGATGAATTTAACGATCCGTTTTTTCGCCGCTTTTTTGGCTCCCAACTGCCAGAATCAAGAGAAAGAGTAGAACGGGGTACTGGTTCAGGTTTTATCATCAGTGCCGATGGTCGAATTCTTACTAATGCCCATGTGGTAGATGGTGCTGATACAGTGACAGTCACACTCAAGGATGGGCGCACCTTGCAAGGTAAGGTGTTAGGAAAAGATGAATTAACCGATGTCGCTGTTATCAAGGTTCAGGCAGAGAATCTACCTTCTGTAGCCTTGGGTAACTCAGATCAACTGCAAGCGGGAGAATGGGCGATCGCGATCGGCAACCCCCTTGGACTAGATAATACAGTAACTACCGGAATCATCAGTGCTACCGGACGCAGTAGCAATCAAATCGGCGCTCCCGATAGGCGAGTAGAGTATATTCAAACTGACGCAGCCATTAATCCCGGTAACTCCGGTGGCCCCCTGCTAAATTCTCGTGGCGAGGTGATTGCCATGAATACAGCAATTATCCAAGGGGCACAAGGATTAGGCTTTGCTATTCCTATCAAAACAGTCCAACGTATTTCCAATCAACTAATAGCTACAGGCAAAGTACAACATCCTTATCTGGGAATTCAGATGGTAGGGTTAACACCTCAGCTAAAACAAAATATCAACTCAGATCCCAATAGCGGTTTGAGTGTGAATGAAGATAAAGGTGTATTAGTTGTGAAAGTTGTGCCAAATTCACCAGCTGCTAAAGCAGGGATACGTGCTGGGGATGTGATCCAAAAGCTTGGCGGCCAAGCAGTCACAGATGCCAGCAGTGTTCAAAGAGCAGTAGAAAATAGCCAAGTCGGGGGCGATTTACGTATGGAATTACGTCGCAATGGGCAAAGTCTTAACATAGCCGTGCAACCTGGTGCTTTCCCCTCGCAAGTACAATAA
- a CDS encoding ATP adenylyltransferase family protein — MAQGKILLKPGTLWTSVKERTEHALQCGALLSIPTEFEFVEQDSVRFLVRILSNLNRKKAAKEKHQKQSATSGQEFNPFLPYEEDLFVADISETHVCILNKFNVVDYHLLIITRAFEEQESLLTLEDFTAMWACLADFDGLAFYNSGKTAGASQRHKHLQLVPLPLTPSGPQIPIEPLLTAAQFQESIPFDASATPTVGFSNAIPKLPFVHAFAPLNPHWVRSPLAGGQATLEVYRTLLHSVGTGAYNLLATREWMLIVPRSQEHFQSISVNSLGFAGALLVRNAAEMEILKAQGPMTILKSVAVC; from the coding sequence ATGGCACAGGGGAAAATCTTACTTAAACCTGGCACTTTATGGACAAGTGTTAAAGAACGGACTGAACATGCTTTGCAATGCGGGGCGCTACTATCGATTCCGACAGAATTTGAATTTGTTGAACAGGATAGCGTGCGCTTTTTGGTGCGGATTTTGTCTAACCTGAATCGCAAAAAAGCAGCTAAGGAGAAACACCAAAAACAATCTGCTACTTCTGGTCAAGAGTTTAATCCTTTTTTGCCCTACGAAGAGGATTTATTTGTAGCGGATATTTCCGAGACTCATGTATGTATCTTGAATAAATTCAATGTTGTTGATTATCACCTGCTAATCATCACCCGTGCCTTTGAGGAACAGGAAAGCTTACTCACCCTGGAAGATTTTACGGCTATGTGGGCATGTTTGGCTGATTTCGATGGTTTAGCATTTTACAACAGTGGTAAAACCGCAGGTGCGAGTCAGCGACACAAGCACTTGCAATTAGTGCCGCTACCACTTACACCTTCGGGGCCGCAGATACCTATTGAACCTCTGCTAACAGCAGCACAATTTCAGGAATCAATACCTTTTGATGCATCCGCTACGCCAACGGTGGGCTTTAGCAACGCAATACCAAAACTTCCTTTTGTACACGCTTTCGCACCATTAAATCCCCATTGGGTGCGATCGCCATTGGCAGGGGGACAAGCAACTTTGGAAGTTTATCGGACTTTGCTACATTCTGTGGGAACTGGTGCTTACAATCTGCTAGCGACAAGAGAATGGATGTTGATCGTACCGCGATCGCAAGAGCATTTCCAGTCTATCTCTGTGAATTCATTAGGATTCGCTGGTGCTTTACTAGTGCGGAATGCAGCAGAAATGGAGATTCTCAAAGCCCAAGGCCCGATGACTATCCTCAAAAGTGTTGCTGTATGCTAA
- a CDS encoding type II toxin-antitoxin system PemK/MazF family toxin, which translates to MIIKYPSPKRGDIWLANFDPTVGAEIKKVRPAIVVSSDGVGKLPIKLIAPITDWKEYYGGNIWHVKIEPDSANSLTKTSAVDILQLRGMDIQRFIRKIGRCSSEIMEEVAAAIAAVVEYY; encoded by the coding sequence TTGATTATTAAATATCCATCTCCTAAACGGGGTGATATTTGGCTTGCTAATTTCGATCCGACAGTGGGAGCAGAAATTAAAAAAGTCCGTCCTGCTATAGTAGTAAGTTCTGATGGTGTTGGCAAGCTACCCATTAAGTTGATTGCACCAATTACAGACTGGAAAGAATATTATGGTGGCAATATTTGGCACGTTAAAATCGAACCAGACAGTGCAAATAGTCTAACAAAAACTTCTGCTGTAGATATTTTGCAACTGCGCGGTATGGATATACAAAGATTTATCCGTAAAATTGGAAGATGTTCGAGTGAAATTATGGAGGAAGTTGCTGCTGCTATTGCTGCCGTAGTTGAGTATTATTAG
- a CDS encoding STAS/SEC14 domain-containing protein → MSTVRVEVQLSSEELLKAVEQLNQPDLERFVSQVLALQAQRKASSLPQTEAELLLKINQGIPSDTQNHYNELLSKREAENITSNEYRELLNLTEQIEKLQAQRIEYLAELARLRGISLIALMENLGIQTQMYV, encoded by the coding sequence ATGTCAACAGTTAGAGTTGAAGTACAACTATCTTCTGAAGAACTACTAAAGGCAGTTGAGCAGTTAAATCAACCAGATTTAGAGCGATTTGTATCTCAAGTTCTCGCCTTACAAGCGCAACGAAAAGCTTCTAGCTTGCCGCAAACCGAGGCTGAATTGTTACTTAAAATTAATCAAGGTATTCCTTCAGATACTCAGAACCATTACAACGAATTACTTAGTAAAAGAGAGGCTGAAAATATCACAAGCAATGAATATAGAGAGTTATTGAACTTAACTGAACAGATAGAAAAACTGCAAGCACAACGCATTGAATATTTAGCAGAGTTGGCGCGTCTGCGTGGTATTTCACTCATTGCTTTGATGGAAAATTTAGGAATTCAGACGCAAATGTATGTCTGA
- a CDS encoding SIMPL domain-containing protein, whose amino-acid sequence MTITRFKGYSQDMRKITALMVVSITVAVGVGALTPKVTNAQLFYPPASDRHSLMVIGQGVVRVPADTADIELVFSSAASNDELETQPSSLPQTRRISSPSGYASGTPRANGSPSLLEQQDRAASPTQLLNYETAAESLTSKKSLTKATLQPVVNSLVAKGISADKIQVQINPNSSENNAKILVRLEKPTRDRVQEIVGTANKATSEIENLSVKSVGVEYAVNDCQALQSSVYQSAMKDAQSRAQALATAMGAKLGTPSVAEPFYTLLYPSCSSKTGVPLPSFASFLLSPAYNPDAPAEVEMKKDIFVTYTTK is encoded by the coding sequence TTGACAATTACTAGGTTCAAAGGATATTCCCAGGACATGAGAAAAATAACTGCTCTAATGGTGGTAAGTATTACCGTGGCTGTCGGGGTGGGAGCATTAACGCCCAAAGTCACTAATGCCCAATTATTTTACCCACCAGCAAGCGATCGCCATTCATTAATGGTAATCGGTCAAGGTGTGGTGAGAGTGCCAGCAGATACAGCCGATATTGAATTAGTATTCAGTAGCGCAGCTAGCAATGATGAGTTAGAAACACAACCATCATCTCTACCCCAAACCCGCCGCATATCCTCACCCTCCGGGTATGCCTCCGGCACGCCAAGGGCGAACGGCAGTCCCTCTTTGTTGGAACAACAAGACCGGGCTGCCTCACCGACTCAACTTTTAAATTACGAAACAGCAGCAGAATCTTTAACAAGCAAAAAATCACTAACTAAAGCAACTCTCCAGCCTGTAGTTAATAGCCTAGTTGCCAAAGGGATTAGTGCTGATAAAATTCAAGTGCAAATTAACCCTAATTCCAGTGAAAATAACGCCAAGATATTGGTGAGACTAGAAAAACCAACACGCGATCGCGTCCAGGAAATTGTCGGTACAGCGAATAAAGCAACAAGCGAAATTGAAAACCTTTCCGTCAAGAGTGTGGGCGTTGAGTACGCAGTCAATGACTGTCAGGCTTTGCAGAGTTCAGTTTACCAATCTGCAATGAAAGACGCTCAAAGTCGCGCTCAGGCTTTAGCAACTGCTATGGGTGCTAAACTTGGTACTCCTTCTGTAGCCGAACCATTTTATACATTACTATATCCCTCATGTAGTTCTAAAACTGGAGTTCCTTTACCATCATTTGCTAGTTTTTTATTATCACCGGCTTATAATCCAGATGCTCCAGCAGAAGTAGAGATGAAAAAGGATATTTTTGTGACATATACAACTAAATAA